A region from the Hydra vulgaris chromosome 10, alternate assembly HydraT2T_AEP genome encodes:
- the LOC136086251 gene encoding uncharacterized protein LOC136086251: protein MRAKIEEKDRYAALVLKEEGYSIRQIAEKLGRSHSCIFNIIQRYKETRSINDRHRTGRNKISNDRDVRSLVRLMKENRQASSTDLSTKWTLSNGLKASPRTVRPPQFKLFII, encoded by the coding sequence atgcGTGCAAAGATCGAAGAAAAAGACAGATACGCGGCTCTTGTATTAAAAGAAGAAGGCTATAGCATCAGACAAATAGCAGAAAAACTCGGAAGGTCTCACTCTtgcatatttaacataattcaACGATACAAAGAGACCCGGTCAATTAATGATCGTCATAGGACTGGAcgcaataaaatttcaaatgaccGTGATGTTCGCTCGTTAGTGAgattaatgaaagaaaacagACAAGCATCATCTACAGACTTGTCTACGAAATGGACACTGTCAAATGGTCTGAAAGCAAGCCCTAGAACTGTGCGACCTccacaatttaaattatttattatataa
- the LOC136086252 gene encoding piggyBac transposable element-derived protein 4-like, giving the protein MFYGTNKHKFRLEIKKNLVDKRRSISVQDAVNCVLEEDSDLSSLTESLSDSEIEFLIESETHEELYLSDYSDDNFKNIPSIEQNIKNIKVVPALKKKKVSCYENLNWQKEPPKEGMRRFNFISEEKVNGDIKNSDPLELFEYIITNELCEYIAEQTNIYFNQMTGGKVFQRNSRIFKFINSGAIFTSRDIRLHFAVIIYCGIIRKPKLRMYYTKSKLFETPGFKSILSQNKLLLLERFLHFVDISSFVDKSYTKDIKIKYIQEYIVNRWKIMLQPGRDISIDESLLLWKGRLSFKQSIRSKSARFGIKTFALACGKTGYVWNQIIYLGAGTEISQQYKYQATDVVMSLSEELLDVGRCIYLDNWYTSLEICDFLVQRKTDVVGTLRSYRKYLPKDVINAKLKSNERCVAYEQGYQFMVMHWKDKRDVYMITTCIPDTLEIVLRKGARKEVPTVIHIYNSNMGGVDLSDQMTTSYACEQKRVKKWYKKFYFHLINLSIFNAQVIHKRLGGKLKALEFRMQLVSALVSFYGYDIVTSGQGGRLSLDGNPMRLVHRHFPSYVPETECKSAPQRRCVVCRKKGKRKDSRYECTPCDVGLCAAPCFQLYDSKKYY; this is encoded by the coding sequence ATGTTCTACGGAACTAATAAACACAAATTtcgtttagaaataaaaaaaaatttggtagaTAAACGACGATCAATATCTGTTCAAGACGCTGTAAATTGTGTCTTGGAAGAAGACTCAGATCTTTCTTCGTTGACAGAATCTTTATCTGACAGTGAAATAGAATTTTTAATCGAATCAGAAACACATGAAGAATTATATCTGAGTGATTACAGTGACgataattttaagaatattccATCAATTGAGCAAAATATCAAGAATATAAAAGTAGTTCCAGCTCTAAAGAAGAAGAAAGTTAGTTGCTATGAGAATTTAAATTGGCAAAAGGAACCTCCTAAAGAAGGAATGAGacgatttaattttatttctgaagAAAAAGTCAATGGAGATATAAAAAACTCTGACCCTCTTgaattatttgaatatattattacaaacgAACTTTGTGAGTACATTGCTGAACAAACTAACATATACTTTAACCAAATGACAGGAGGTAAAGTATTTCAAAGAAACTCtcgtatatttaaatttatcaatagtGGAGCTATATTTACATCTCGTGACATACGCCTTCATTTTGCAGTGATAATCTACTGTGGTATTATTCGAAAGCCCAAATTGCGAATGTACTATACAAAAAGCAAACTGTTTGAAACACCAGGCTTTAAAAGTATACTATcgcaaaacaaattattattgctAGAGAGATTCCTTCATTTTGTAGATATTTCTAGTTTTGTGGACAAAAGTTATACAaaggatataaaaattaaatacattcaGGAGTACATTGTTAACCGCTGGAAAATTATGTTACAACCAGGACGTGATATATCCATAGATGAATCATTACTTTTGTGGAAGGGAAGGCTGTCGTTTAAACAATCGATACGATCAAAAAGTGCACGCTTCGGTATTAAGACGTTTGCATTGGCATGTGGGAAAACAGGATATGTCTGGAATCAAATTATATACCTTGGTGCTGGCACAGAAATTTCTCAACAATACAAATATCAGGCCACCGATGTAGTAATGTCATTATCTGAAGAACTGTTAGATGTCGGACGGTGTATATACCTTGACAATTGGTATACCTCATTGGAAATTTGTGATTTTCTTGTTCAAAGAAAGACTGATGTTGTGGGAACATTACGAAGCTACAGAAAGTATCTACCAAAAGATGTTattaatgcaaaattgaaatcAAATGAAAGGTGTGTTGCATACGAGCAAGGATATCAATTCATGGTAATGCATTGGAAGGATAAACGTGATGTTTACATGATAACCACCTGCATACCTGATACTTTAGAAATTGTCTTACGTAAAGGTGCAAGGAAAGAAGTACCAACTGTTATCCACATTTACAACAGCAACATGGGTGGTGTTGATCTTAGTGATCAAATGACCACCTCCTATGCTTGTGAGCAAAAAAGGGTGAAAAAGTGGTataagaagttttattttcatctgATTAATCTTTCCATATTTAATGCACAAGTCATTCACAAAAGGTTAGGAGGTAAACTAAAGGCTTTAGAATTCAGAATGCAGCTTGTTAGtgctttagtttctttttatgGTTATGACATAGTAACATCCGGACAGGGTGGGAGACTAAGTCTTGATGGAAATCCAATGCGATTAGTGCATCGTCATTTTCCATCATATGTTCCGGAAACAGAATGTAAATCTGCACCTCAACGGAGGTGTGTTGTATGCAGAAAAAAGGGGAAAAGAAAAGATTCTCGTTATGAGTGCACCCCTTGTGATGTAGGGTTGTGTGCTGCACCATGTTTCCAACTCtatgattcaaaaaaatactactag
- the LOC136086253 gene encoding uncharacterized protein LOC136086253 → MCSIGIITSDACKGQQDVIGTLSNEEKIAISLRCNIELSNLTTLCEKHATNYLKMYPIWQKACCDPFKKHTKKITKNLRVVTINESQYMMRGNLNIAPGKKLCKPCKQKVAKKADLKEEKGEQDKDFLISLFKSKRQEINEELENFNISPLKSHSKSSKHILSEGKRKVARINEMVSNLTRKTESQFNVPSKLCYEPNEIKKKAENFDEIMSLIKEKTLCSDKRTIVQLLTLAPPSWSILEVQNNFAVTEYQAKKARQLFNKKGLLAISPLYKGKVLQK, encoded by the exons ATGTGTTCTATTGGGATAATTACATCAGATGCATGCAAAGGCCAACAAGATGTTATTGGAACTTTAAGCAACGAAGAAAAAATAGCTATATCATTACGCTGTAACATTGAACTATCAAACTTAACAACATTATGTGAAAAACATGctacaaattatttgaaaatgtatCCTATATGGCAGAAAGCATGCTGTGATCCATTCAAAAAACATACAAAGAAAATTACAA aaaatcttagAGTAGTTACGATAAATGAGTCACAATACATGATGAGAGGTAACTTAAATATTGCTCCTGGGAAGAAACTTTGCAAACCCTGTAAGCAAAAGGTTGCCAAAAAAGCAGATCTTAAAGAAGAGAAGGGTGAACAAGATAAAGATTTTCTAATATCAttattcaaatcaaaaagacAGGAGATCAATGaagaacttgaaaattttaatatatctccTCTAAAATCTCATTCAAAGTCATCAAAACATATACTCTCAGAAGGAAAGCGAAAAGTTGCGCGCATCAACGAAATGGTAAGTAACCTTACTAGAAAAACTGAAAGTCAATTCAATGTTCCCTCAAAACTGTGTTATGAaccaaatgaaattaaaaagaaggctgaaaactttgatgaaattatgagcttgataaaagaaaaaactctaTGTTCTGACAAAAGGACTATTGTTCAACTTCTAACACTGGCACCCCCAAGTTGGTCAATATTAGAAgtacaaaataactttgcagTTACAGAATACCAAGCAAAAAAGGCTagacaactttttaataaaaaaggattgTTGGCTATCTCACCTTTGTATAAAGGGAAAgtcttacaaaaataa